Proteins encoded together in one Prochlorococcus marinus str. MIT 9211 window:
- a CDS encoding CocE/NonD family hydrolase has translation MASITNKESKLVLNDGEVLWSRLWHPNNSGPWPALLMRQPYGKEIASTITYAHPTWWASKGYLVVVQDVRGQGDSSGEFGGFCQEPSDTSQTHSWVRSLPECNGRLGTYGFSYQGLTQLLANQGSPPPDCIAPAMTGLEECNHWCSDGGGFLVAYRACMGTPISRSKSKAKW, from the coding sequence GTGGCTTCAATTACTAATAAAGAGTCAAAACTAGTTCTAAACGATGGTGAAGTGCTTTGGTCAAGACTTTGGCATCCAAATAATTCAGGGCCCTGGCCAGCTCTTTTAATGCGCCAACCTTATGGGAAAGAAATTGCTTCAACAATCACATACGCACATCCAACATGGTGGGCAAGCAAAGGTTATTTAGTAGTCGTTCAAGACGTTAGAGGGCAAGGAGATTCCTCAGGTGAGTTCGGTGGTTTCTGCCAGGAGCCTTCAGACACATCTCAAACTCACTCCTGGGTAAGGTCTCTTCCAGAGTGCAATGGACGTCTTGGGACCTATGGATTTTCATATCAAGGGCTTACACAGTTACTAGCCAATCAGGGGTCTCCTCCTCCTGATTGCATTGCGCCTGCTATGACTGGCCTGGAAGAATGCAACCACTGGTGCTCTGATGGGGGGGGCTTTTTGGTGGCATATAGGGCTTGCATGGGGACTCCAATTAGCCGCTCAAAAAGCAAAGCGAAATGGTGA
- a CDS encoding CocE/NonD family hydrolase: protein MGGAFWWHIGLAWGLQLAAQKAKRNGDEKVWKEIRNSLEDKSYLQEGPDLLKKYDSRGMVNQWFEESNKANPIWKTHKPLKTWLQQPILLIGGWWDPHLRGILDLYEKSLIVGGQPDLHIGPASHLRWWEEVQQIHLDFFNKYLQPSNTLKVPSSRQQKLWNITSKKWFDLQPIDTRNRIWHLSTGGNACIDSTDGELTQFGKGQGELSIVHDPWRPVSSIGGHLSPDPGIANRAEIDKRNDVATFTSKPLEERIQLKGVPKLEIIAMADRNGFDLCVAISIIQQNSKEVLQISTGVLRLVGNKAKSTLKRNVTLQPLFADIHKGDRLRLSISGAAWPAIAINPGDPSYNCGSPSPYCLVTTISLELSQAKLEICPLFSK from the coding sequence ATGGGGGGGGCTTTTTGGTGGCATATAGGGCTTGCATGGGGACTCCAATTAGCCGCTCAAAAAGCAAAGCGAAATGGTGACGAGAAAGTCTGGAAAGAGATTAGAAATAGCCTTGAAGATAAAAGTTACTTACAGGAGGGGCCTGATCTACTTAAAAAATATGATTCAAGAGGAATGGTAAATCAATGGTTTGAAGAATCAAATAAAGCAAACCCAATCTGGAAGACTCATAAACCGCTGAAAACTTGGCTCCAACAACCTATCTTGCTAATTGGAGGATGGTGGGACCCTCACCTAAGAGGGATTCTTGATCTTTATGAAAAATCACTCATAGTAGGTGGTCAACCAGATCTGCATATTGGACCAGCTTCTCATTTGCGATGGTGGGAAGAAGTACAGCAAATTCATTTAGATTTCTTCAACAAATATCTTCAACCAAGCAATACTCTTAAGGTCCCATCTAGCAGACAACAAAAACTTTGGAATATTACAAGCAAAAAATGGTTTGACCTACAACCTATAGACACTAGAAATAGGATTTGGCATCTAAGTACTGGAGGGAATGCATGCATAGATTCAACCGATGGAGAACTTACTCAATTCGGCAAAGGGCAGGGGGAACTCTCTATTGTTCATGATCCATGGAGACCCGTTTCTTCAATAGGAGGTCACCTAAGTCCAGACCCTGGTATTGCAAATAGAGCCGAAATTGACAAGAGAAACGATGTAGCAACTTTTACCTCAAAACCACTTGAAGAAAGAATTCAACTAAAAGGAGTTCCTAAGCTTGAAATTATTGCAATGGCTGATAGGAATGGATTTGATCTATGCGTTGCAATTTCAATTATTCAGCAAAATTCAAAAGAAGTACTGCAGATTTCTACAGGAGTACTTCGTCTAGTTGGGAATAAAGCCAAAAGTACACTCAAAAGAAATGTGACGCTGCAGCCATTATTCGCAGATATTCATAAAGGAGATCGCCTTAGATTGTCAATATCTGGAGCAGCTTGGCCAGCTATTGCTATAAACCCAGGAGACCCAAGTTATAACTGTGGGTCTCCATCTCCATATTGTCTAGTAACGACAATCTCCCTAGAACTTTCTCAGGCCAAGCTAGAGATCTGTCCACTCTTCTCAAAATAA
- a CDS encoding NAD-dependent epimerase/dehydratase family protein, which produces MKERILITGASGCVGQYTANWLLKNSKADLLLWLRDPRKLKSVDSSNPRIKLLIGDLRDPEPFSNDLNDVTHLIHTATAWGDPERANQVNVFAVKKMLSLINPLKIERIIYFSTASILDKELNPLPEALLYGTEYIQTKARCLQELQQNPLANKIIAVFPTLVFGGKCNGESNFPTSYLTSGLNEAIDWLWLARWFKAYSKFHFIHAEDIAYICGKLSLNYNELIIDNIDNKAAKIPRLVLGQPAISIDQAVDILLDWRGMKRTPRFPLRSWIIKLLIKLLPIRISNWDRLMIRQRHFVHQPVIRPENLGGNSYAKNLNEILFSSGLKKKKKA; this is translated from the coding sequence TTGAAGGAACGCATTCTGATCACAGGAGCAAGTGGCTGTGTTGGTCAGTACACAGCTAATTGGTTGCTTAAAAATTCAAAAGCAGATTTATTACTTTGGTTAAGGGATCCTAGAAAGCTTAAATCAGTTGATTCTTCAAACCCAAGGATAAAGTTATTAATAGGCGACCTAAGAGACCCTGAACCATTCTCAAATGATCTAAACGATGTAACACATTTAATACATACTGCAACTGCTTGGGGTGATCCTGAAAGAGCAAATCAAGTTAATGTATTTGCAGTAAAAAAAATGCTTTCATTAATAAATCCATTAAAAATAGAAAGAATAATATATTTCTCTACTGCTAGTATTTTAGATAAAGAACTTAATCCCTTACCAGAAGCATTGCTATACGGGACTGAGTACATTCAGACAAAAGCAAGGTGTCTCCAAGAACTTCAACAAAACCCTTTAGCCAACAAAATAATTGCTGTTTTTCCAACACTTGTTTTTGGTGGCAAATGTAATGGCGAAAGTAATTTTCCAACAAGCTATTTAACTTCTGGTCTTAATGAAGCAATTGATTGGCTGTGGTTAGCTCGTTGGTTTAAAGCATATTCAAAATTTCATTTCATACATGCTGAAGATATTGCATATATATGTGGCAAACTTTCTCTTAATTATAATGAATTAATTATTGATAATATTGATAATAAAGCCGCTAAAATACCAAGGCTTGTCCTAGGCCAGCCTGCAATTTCTATAGACCAAGCAGTTGATATATTACTAGATTGGCGAGGAATGAAGCGAACACCTCGATTCCCCTTAAGGAGCTGGATAATCAAACTTTTAATAAAATTGCTACCAATTAGAATTAGTAATTGGGATCGACTAATGATTAGACAAAGGCATTTTGTACACCAGCCAGTAATTAGGCCTGAAA
- a CDS encoding Ycf51 family protein, giving the protein MSISQFLHQATIWLAWSALGLGLITLIAFLTRWGAKFRLVGATIFTLLLSGSCWAFAESYTPPFVVEGAIYAPVVYDNGYDLVIAQAPDGFPEDATEPSLLQIAGNLKGGGRNGAKVHVKIRKQVPVRSGVSHPIILGEAIRDINKSTTILVEAKENPIENDISIEIQDETIN; this is encoded by the coding sequence ATGTCAATTTCTCAGTTCCTACATCAAGCAACTATCTGGCTAGCTTGGTCAGCTCTTGGGCTTGGTTTAATAACATTAATTGCCTTCCTAACTAGATGGGGAGCAAAGTTTAGACTTGTTGGTGCAACTATTTTCACACTTTTACTTTCTGGCAGTTGTTGGGCCTTTGCAGAAAGTTATACCCCACCATTCGTTGTTGAAGGAGCAATTTATGCGCCTGTCGTTTATGACAATGGATACGATCTTGTTATAGCCCAAGCACCTGATGGGTTCCCCGAAGATGCCACAGAGCCATCATTACTACAAATTGCAGGGAATTTAAAAGGAGGTGGGCGTAATGGAGCGAAGGTACATGTAAAGATAAGGAAACAAGTACCGGTGAGATCCGGTGTTAGTCATCCAATAATTCTTGGAGAAGCCATAAGAGATATCAACAAAAGTACAACAATTCTTGTGGAAGCAAAGGAAAATCCAATTGAAAACGACATATCAATAGAAATCCAAGATGAAACTATTAATTAA
- the hemE gene encoding uroporphyrinogen decarboxylase: protein MTQSVPLLLRAARGENVDRPPVWMMRQAGRYMKVYRDLRDKYPSFRERSENPDLSYEISMQPFRAFKPDGVILFSDILTPLPGMGIDFDIVESKGPLIKDPIRNESQIKTLRALSPSESCPFVGEVLKRLRDSVGNEAAVLGFVGAPWTLAAYVVEGKSSKNYAVIKAMAFQEPELLHKLLDHFADSIANYLCYQIDSGAQVVQMFDSWAGQLSPIDYETFAAPYQKKVIDLVKKTHPETPMILYISGSAGVLERMGRTGVDIVSLDWTVDMAEGCARLPQNVGIQGNVDPGLLFGSPESIRARIIDTVKKAKGRKFILNLGHGILPGTPEENARVFFEAGKSVNELISQT from the coding sequence ATGACTCAATCTGTACCTTTATTGCTCCGTGCTGCTCGCGGAGAAAATGTTGACAGACCACCTGTCTGGATGATGCGACAAGCAGGTAGATACATGAAGGTCTATAGAGATCTTCGAGATAAATATCCAAGTTTCAGAGAACGCTCAGAGAACCCTGATCTTTCGTACGAGATATCAATGCAACCATTTAGAGCTTTCAAGCCAGATGGGGTCATTCTTTTCTCAGATATTCTTACTCCCCTTCCTGGCATGGGGATTGATTTCGATATTGTTGAAAGCAAAGGGCCTTTAATAAAAGATCCAATTCGTAATGAGAGTCAGATAAAGACTCTACGAGCTTTAAGCCCTAGTGAAAGCTGCCCTTTTGTAGGGGAAGTACTAAAAAGACTTAGAGATAGTGTTGGCAATGAAGCCGCAGTGCTTGGTTTTGTAGGAGCTCCTTGGACCTTGGCTGCTTATGTGGTTGAAGGTAAAAGCAGTAAGAATTATGCAGTCATAAAAGCAATGGCATTTCAAGAGCCAGAGCTACTGCATAAGCTGTTAGATCATTTTGCAGACTCCATTGCAAATTACTTGTGCTACCAAATTGATTCTGGAGCTCAAGTTGTTCAAATGTTTGATTCCTGGGCTGGGCAATTAAGTCCTATTGATTACGAAACCTTTGCAGCTCCATATCAAAAGAAGGTAATAGATCTTGTAAAAAAAACTCATCCAGAAACCCCTATGATTCTTTATATATCTGGTAGTGCTGGTGTACTCGAAAGGATGGGTAGAACTGGAGTAGACATAGTTTCCTTAGACTGGACTGTTGATATGGCTGAGGGATGTGCTCGCTTGCCTCAAAATGTTGGAATTCAGGGGAATGTTGATCCAGGATTACTTTTTGGTTCCCCAGAATCAATACGTGCTCGTATCATTGATACAGTCAAAAAAGCCAAGGGCAGAAAGTTTATACTTAATCTTGGTCATGGGATTCTGCCTGGCACCCCTGAAGAGAATGCAAGAGTTTTCTTTGAAGCCGGCAAAAGTGTAAATGAATTAATCTCCCAAACTTGA
- the glgB gene encoding 1,4-alpha-glucan branching protein GlgB — translation MTTSFVSDWMAQEGQKLSDCKHDDPFSVLGIQPFQGKWIARIWMPEAEEVELLINGSLIPLTPPNHPWIFEALLDENPGSNYQVKVHRGGIKHQQYDPWSFRDEWMGEIDTHLFAEGNHHHIWRRMGAHLSEMNGVCGVMFCLWAPNARSVSVIGEVNSWDGRHHPMQKRMGGIWELFIPGLKEGALYKYEIRTQNGHCYEKSDPYGFEHEVRPAQSSKVSRIDNFKWSDQEWITKRDSSNPLDQPISVYEMHLGSWLHAPSDEPFIEPNGNKRTAVPAADLKPGTRLLTYPELKQKLIKYVKERGFTHIELMPISEHPFDGSWGYQATGWYAPTSRYGTPNEFRAFVDACHSEGIGVILDWVPGHFPKDSHGLAFFDGSHLYEHSDPRIGEHKEWGTLIFNYSRNEVRNFLVANLVFWFEQFHIDGIRVDAVASMLYKDYLRPEGQWIPNEDGGNENTEAVKFLQQANHVLFEHFPGALSIAEESTTWPGVTNPTDVGGLGFNLKWNMGWMHDMLDYFEVDPWFRQFHQNNVTFSITYNYTENFMLALSHDEVVHGKSHLLHKMPGDDWRKYANTRALLAYMWTHPGKKTIFMGMEFGQRKEWNVWDDLEWDLLGYQPHQGIQRLVDDLNVLYKSNPALWRDDFNQYGFQWIDCKDNKNSVISFMRRETLNNEWLIVVANFTPESHPNYRVGVPLEGFYEEIFNTDSDKYGGSNTGNMGGKASEKWSIHEYEDSIDLSLPPLSVLVFKYAQKKSPNEN, via the coding sequence ATGACCACCAGTTTTGTTTCCGACTGGATGGCTCAAGAGGGGCAAAAACTATCTGATTGCAAACATGATGATCCTTTTAGCGTATTAGGTATACAACCTTTCCAGGGAAAATGGATTGCGAGAATCTGGATGCCTGAGGCTGAGGAAGTTGAGTTATTAATAAATGGGTCATTAATACCATTAACACCCCCAAATCACCCTTGGATATTTGAAGCACTTTTGGATGAAAATCCTGGTTCAAATTATCAAGTTAAAGTTCATAGAGGTGGAATAAAACATCAACAATACGACCCCTGGTCTTTTAGAGATGAATGGATGGGTGAAATAGATACCCATTTATTTGCAGAAGGTAATCATCACCATATTTGGCGTCGAATGGGAGCTCACCTTTCTGAAATGAATGGTGTTTGTGGTGTAATGTTCTGCTTGTGGGCTCCAAATGCTCGAAGCGTTTCTGTTATTGGTGAAGTAAATTCTTGGGATGGGCGCCACCATCCAATGCAAAAAAGAATGGGTGGTATTTGGGAGTTATTTATTCCGGGATTAAAAGAGGGAGCTTTATATAAGTACGAAATCAGAACTCAAAACGGACATTGCTATGAGAAATCAGATCCATACGGCTTTGAACATGAAGTCAGACCAGCTCAAAGCTCAAAAGTTTCTAGAATTGACAATTTTAAGTGGTCTGACCAAGAATGGATCACTAAAAGGGACAGCAGCAACCCATTAGATCAACCCATATCTGTATATGAAATGCATTTAGGGAGTTGGTTGCACGCTCCTTCAGATGAACCGTTCATAGAACCTAATGGCAATAAAAGAACTGCAGTCCCTGCAGCAGATCTGAAACCAGGCACAAGACTTCTTACATACCCAGAATTAAAACAAAAACTAATTAAGTATGTAAAGGAAAGAGGGTTCACTCACATTGAATTGATGCCAATATCTGAGCATCCATTTGATGGATCCTGGGGATACCAAGCAACTGGATGGTATGCACCAACAAGTAGATATGGAACACCTAATGAGTTCAGAGCATTTGTAGATGCATGTCATTCAGAGGGTATAGGTGTAATCCTTGACTGGGTTCCAGGACATTTCCCAAAGGATTCTCATGGGCTAGCTTTTTTTGACGGCTCTCACCTTTATGAGCATTCCGACCCTCGAATAGGAGAACACAAAGAGTGGGGAACATTAATCTTTAATTACAGCAGAAACGAAGTAAGAAATTTCCTAGTAGCAAATCTAGTTTTTTGGTTCGAGCAATTCCATATTGATGGCATTAGGGTTGATGCTGTCGCATCAATGCTTTATAAGGATTATTTGCGGCCTGAAGGGCAGTGGATACCAAATGAAGATGGAGGAAACGAAAATACAGAAGCCGTCAAGTTCCTACAACAGGCCAATCATGTTCTTTTTGAACATTTTCCTGGTGCTCTTTCAATTGCTGAAGAGTCGACAACCTGGCCTGGAGTAACCAATCCAACTGATGTTGGAGGTTTAGGTTTTAATCTCAAATGGAATATGGGGTGGATGCATGACATGCTTGATTATTTTGAGGTAGACCCATGGTTTAGGCAGTTTCACCAAAACAATGTAACTTTCTCGATTACCTACAACTACACAGAGAACTTTATGCTTGCTCTAAGTCATGACGAAGTAGTTCATGGCAAAAGCCATCTCCTGCACAAAATGCCTGGAGATGATTGGAGAAAGTATGCAAATACCCGAGCATTGCTTGCATATATGTGGACACATCCCGGTAAGAAAACAATATTTATGGGTATGGAATTTGGCCAAAGAAAAGAATGGAATGTTTGGGATGACTTAGAGTGGGATCTATTAGGTTATCAGCCACACCAAGGGATACAAAGATTAGTTGATGATTTAAATGTGCTTTATAAATCTAATCCTGCATTATGGAGAGATGATTTTAATCAATATGGTTTCCAGTGGATAGATTGTAAAGATAACAAGAATTCTGTGATTAGTTTTATGAGAAGAGAAACTCTAAATAATGAATGGCTAATAGTTGTCGCAAATTTCACGCCAGAGAGTCACCCTAACTACAGAGTAGGTGTTCCTCTAGAAGGTTTTTATGAGGAAATCTTTAATACTGATTCAGATAAATATGGTGGTTCCAATACAGGTAACATGGGTGGAAAAGCTTCTGAAAAATGGAGTATTCACGAATATGAAGATTCTATTGATCTATCGCTACCACCCTTGAGTGTACTTGTATTTAAGTACGCTCAGAAAAAGAGTCCAAATGAAAACTAA
- a CDS encoding DUF4332 domain-containing protein, whose translation MKLLINKKKIAQNFRKEEQVLSSIGIDNWEAIMNLTDEYISCLVKDKYCTYRNLRRLRCIALFICELNATQDEAALLMHSGISTIEALTNLNPQEIITKTGRFERMLDTDREPVLNLRKAKKLINKAKEKLE comes from the coding sequence ATGAAACTATTAATTAATAAAAAGAAAATCGCTCAAAACTTTCGTAAAGAAGAACAAGTATTGTCATCCATAGGCATTGATAATTGGGAAGCAATAATGAATTTAACGGATGAGTATATTTCTTGCCTAGTTAAGGATAAATACTGCACCTATAGGAATTTAAGACGACTACGCTGCATAGCTTTATTTATATGCGAGCTTAATGCTACTCAAGATGAGGCTGCTCTGCTAATGCATTCTGGCATCTCAACAATTGAAGCTTTAACAAACCTCAACCCTCAAGAGATAATTACAAAAACAGGTAGATTTGAAAGAATGCTTGACACTGATAGAGAGCCAGTCCTAAATCTAAGAAAAGCAAAGAAATTAATTAACAAGGCCAAAGAGAAGCTGGAATAA